From one Solanum lycopersicum chromosome 12, SLM_r2.1 genomic stretch:
- the LOC101265417 gene encoding probable leucine-rich repeat receptor-like protein kinase At5g63930 → MSGVYDSRTGLILIWIVILLASVTMVCPAEGLNAEGMYLLELKKSLKDESNNLGNWNPSDETPCRWKGVNCTFDYNPVVQSLDLSLMNLSGTLSSSIGGLVSLTVLDLSFNRFTGNIPKEIGNCSKLQSLQLHDNEFYGQIPDELYNLSHLKDLNLFNNMISGSILEEFGRLSSLVSFVAYTNNLTGSLPRSLGKLKKLETFRVGQNPLSGTLPPEIGDCKSLQVLGLAQNNVGGNIPKEIGMLKRLKQLVLWDNKLSGYIPKELGNCTKLELLALYQNNLVGEIPAAIGKLKSLKRLYLYRNGLNGTIPRVIGNLSSAIEIDFSENYLIGDIPNEFSQIKGLKLLYLFNNQLNGVIPRELSSLRKLERLDLSINYLYGSIPFSFQYLTELVQLQLFQNSLSGTIPQGLGNYSRLWVVDFSYNYLTGGIPPNICRDSNLIWLNLGSNNLHGVIPSGVIKCDSLVQLRLDGNWLQGNFPYGLCKLSNLSALELGQNTFSGLIPPEIGNCRKLQRLDLSGNYFTHELPREIGNLETLVTFNVSSNLLSGQVPLEILKCKELQRLDLSRNSFSGTIPDEIGKLAQLERLLVSDNKFSGKIPVSLGRLSRLNELQMGGNSFSGEMPSELGDLTGLQIAMNLSDNNLSGSIPPKLGNLILLESLYLNNNHLSGEIPITFRNLTSLMSCNFSYNNLTGPLPNLPLFQNMDVSSFIGNNGLCGGRLGGCKESPPFNSDPPTKNAGGPREKIVIVVVAVGSGVFLVLIMVILYVMKRKPVDQMVASVKDKDMSFPASDIYFPPEEEFTFQDLVEATNNFQDSYVVGRGAVGTVYKAVMQSGRKIAVKKLASNREGNNIEKSFRAEISTLGKIRHRNIVKLYGFCYHQGSNLLLYEYMEKGSLGELLHGASCGLDWPQRFMIALGAAEGLSYLHHDCKPQIIHRDIKSNNILLDEKLEAHVGDFGLAKVIDMPQTKSMSAIAGSYGYIAPEYAYTMKVTEKCDIYSYGVVLLELLTGRTPVQPLDQGGDLVTYVRHFIRDNSLTPGVLDIRLDLTDKTAVSHMLTVLKIGLVCTCLSPADRPSMREVVSMLMESDEQEGNFILSQS, encoded by the exons ATGTCTGGAGTATATGACTCAAGAACTGGTTTAATTCTGATTTGGATAGTTATTTTGTTGGCTTCCGTTACGATGGTTTGTCCTGCAGAAGGATTGAATGCTGAAGGAATGTACCTACTTGAGTTAAAGAAGAGTTTAAAGGACGAGTCTAACAATCTTGGAAATTGGAATCCTAGTGATGAGACGCCGTGTAGATGGAAAGGTGTAAATTGCACTTTTGATTATAATCCAGTTGTGCAATCTCTTGATTTGAGTTTAATGAATCTGTCAGGCACTTTGAGTTCTAGCATTGGTGGTCTCGTGAGCTTAACCGTTCTTGACTTGTCTTTCAATAGATTCACAGGGAATATTCCGAAAGAAATAGGAAACTGCTCGAAACTGCAGAGTCTTCAGCTCCATGATAATGAGTTTTACGGGCAGATTCCTGATGAATTGTATAACCTTTCTCATTTGAAAGATTTAAACTTGTTTAACAACATGATATCTGGTTCTATATTGGAGGAGTTTGGGAGACTCtcttctttagtttcttttGTTGCATACACCAATAATCTCACTGGTTCACTCCCTCGATCACTCGGGAAACTAAAAAAGTTGGAAACATTTCGAGTGGGGCAGAATCCGCTTTCTGGAACCTTACCCCCGGAGATTGGTGATTGCAAGAGCTTACAAGTGCTTGGTCTTGCACAAAACAATGTTGGAGGAAATATACCCAAAGAGATCGGTATGCTTAAAAGATTGAAACAACTTGTACTTTGGGACAATAAACTCTCGGGTTATATCCCGAAGGAACTTGGAAACTGTACAAAACTTGAACTGCTTGCTTTATACCAGAACAACCTGGTTGGAGAAATTCCTGCTGCAATAGGTAAGCTCAAATCTCTCAAGAGGTTATACTTATACCGGAATGGATTAAACGGTACAATTCCAAGAGTCATTGGGAATCTTTCGTCAGCGATAGAAATTGACTTCTCAGAGAACTATCTGATAGGAGACATACCAAATGAGTTCAGTCAAATAAAGGGGCTGAAATTGTTGTATCTTTTTAATAACCAGCTCAATGGTGTGATACCTCGGGAACTTTCTAGTTTAAGAAAGTTGGAACGTCTTGATCTGTCGATTAATTACTTATATGGCTCTATTCCGTTTTCATTTCAGTATCTCACTGAACTGGTTCAGTTACAGCTCTTTCAGAATTCTCTTAGTGGAACTATTCCCCAAGGTCTTGGGAACTATAGCCGACTTTGGGTTGTTGATTTTTCTTACAACTACCTAACAGGAGGAATTCCTCCGAATATTTGTAGGGATTCTAATTTGATTTGGCTTAATCTTGGTTCAAATAATTTGCATGGAGTCATTCCATCTGGTGTTATTAAGTGTGACTCATTGGTACAACTTCGTCTTGACGGTAACTGGCTACAAGGAAATTTTCCTTATGGCTTGTGCAAATTGAGTAATCTATCTGCTCTTGAATTAGGACAAAACACGTTCAGTGGTTTAATTCCTCCTGAGATTGGAAACTGTCGAAAGTTGCAAAGACTTGATCTTTCAGGCAATTATTTCACACATGAATTGCCACGTGAGATAGGGAATCTTGAAACACTTGTGACGTTTAATGTCTCGTCTAATTTGCTGTCAGGTCAAGTACCACTAGAAATTCTGAAATGCAAGGAGTTGCAACGACTTGATCTCAGTAGGAACAGCTTTAGTGGTACTATACCTGATGAAATTGGAAAACTAGCACAGCTTGAACGTCTTTTGGTTTCGGATAATAAGTTTTCTGGAAAGATACCAGTATCATTGGGGAGGCTTTCTCGTTTGAACGAACTGCAGATGGGTGGAAATTCATTTTCAGGTGAAATGCCATCAGAATTGGGTGATCTTACCGGTCTGCAGATCGCGATGAATCTTAGTGACAACAATCTCTCTGGTTCAATACCGCCTAAGCTTGGAAATCTTATTCTACTAGAGTCTCTCTATCTCAACAATAATCATCTGAGTGGTGAAATACCAATCACATTCAGAAATTTAACGAGTCTAATGAGCTGTAACTTTTCATACAATAACCTCACTGGACCATTGCCTAATTTACCACTCTTTCAGAATATGGATGTCAGCAGCTTTATTGGAAACAATGGGCTTTGTGGTGGTCGTTTAGGTGGATGTAAAGAATCTCCTCCGTTTAATTCTGATCCTCCAACCAAAAATGCAGGTGGTCCAAGAGAGAagattgttattgttgttgtggcTGTTGGTAGTGGTGTCTTTCTTGTTTTGATTATGGTAATTTTGTATGTGATGAAGCGGAAACCAGTTGATCAGATGGTTGCATCAGTGAAAGATAAGGACATGTCATTTCCAGCTTCGGACATATATTTCCCTCCCGAAGAGGAGTTCACTTTCCAAGACTTAGTTGAGGCTACAAACAATTTTCAAGACAGTTATGTTGTAGGAAGAGGAGCTGTTGGGACGGTATACAAAGCAGTCATGCAATCTGGACGAAAAATCGCTGTTAAGAAGCTGGCTTCTAACAGAGAGGGTAATAACATAGAAAAGAGTTTCCGAGCAGAGATTTCAACTCTCGGAAAGATTAGGCATCGTAACATTGTAAAACTGTATGGCTTTTGCTATCATCAAGGTTCTAATCTGCTTCTTTACGAGTACATGGAAAAAGGTAGCTTGGGTGAATTGCTTCACGGTGCATCTTGTGGCTTGGATTGGCCTCAACGCTTTATGATAGCTCTTGGGGCAGCTGAAGGACTTTCTTACTTACATCATGATTGCAAACCACAGATCATCCACCGCGATATAAAGTCAAACAATATTTTGCTCGATGAGAAGTTGGAAGCTCATGTTGGTGATTTTGGTCTTGCTAAAGTTATCGACATGCCTCAAACTAAGTCGATGTCTGCAATTGCAGGATCATATGGCTACATAGCTCCTG AATATGCTTACACCATGAAGGTAACAGAAAAATGTGATATCTATAGTTACGGAGTAGTCCTTTTGGAGTTGCTAACAGGAAGAACACCGGTGCAGCCACTCGATCAAGGAGGTGATCTTGTCACTTATGTGAGGCATTTTATTCGAGACAATTCGTTGACACCAGGGGTACTCGATATCCGATTGGATTTGACAGATAAAACTGCTGTTAGTCACATGCTTACAGTCCTGAAAATTGGTCTAGTCTGCACTTGTTTGTCCCCGGCTGATCGCCCTTCAATGCGCGAAGTTGTGTCAATGTTGATGGAGTCTGATGAGCAAGAAGGTAACTTCATCTTGTCTCAAAGTTGA
- the LOC109119116 gene encoding uncharacterized protein — MRPHNIFLLILGLATYITFISLKQQPHHYNHYYYFGNNIYNIHIINGFTNNSSLPLIVWCSSDDDSGDIGGRALQERDDFSWSVETKFWKNTMYLCTMKLDQKRRKFQAFHGNRDVQRCNPTKHCFWLVKEDGFYFSNDEIYWQKDFSWI, encoded by the coding sequence atgaggCCACACAACATTTTTCTCCTCATATTAGGCCTTGCTACTTACATtactttcatttctttaaaacaACAACCTCATCATTATAACCACTACTACTATTTTGGTAACAACATCTATAACATCCACATTATCAATGGCTTCACCAACAATTCATCTCTCCCATTGATAGTATGGTGCTCGTCCGATGATGACTCCGGTGACATCGGGGGACGTGCCCTCCAAGAACGCGATGATTTTAGTTGGAGTGTCGAAACGAAATTTTGGAAGAACACTATGTACTTGTGTACAATGAAATTGGATCAAAAAAGGAGGAAATTTCAAGCATTTCATGGAAATAGAGATGTTCAAAGGTGCAATCCTACTAAGCATTGTTTTTGGTTGGTCAAAGAAGATggtttttattttagtaatgaTGAAATATATTGGCAAAAAGATTTTTCTTGGATTTAA
- the LOC101265809 gene encoding inositol oxygenase 5-like, translating into MTIQLEGKKIQDQDQFMVPQTNAFGHDFRDYNNAQSERQKGVEKFYKTQHINQTYDFVKKMREDYIKLDKAKMSIWECCELLNDVVDDSDPDLDEPQIQHLLQSAEAIRKDYPNEDWLHLTALIHDLGKILVLPKFGGLPQWAVVGDTFPLGCAFDESNIHHKYFKENQDFNNPIYNTKNGIYNDSIGLENVMMSWGHDDYMYMVAKENGTTLPSAGLFIIRYHSFYPLHKNGGYKHLMNDEDEENLKWLHVFNKYDLYSKSKVHVNVEEVKPYYMSLIEKYFPAKLRW; encoded by the coding sequence atgaCTATCCAACTAGAGGGAAAAAAAATCCAAGACCAAGACCAATTTATGGTGCCTCAAACAAATGCATTTGGACATGATTTTAGGGACTACAACAATGCACAAAGTGAAAggcaaaaaggggtagaaaaatTCTACAAAACACAACATATAAATCAAACCTATGATTTTGTGAAGAAAATGAGAGAAGATTACATAAAATTAGACAAAGCAAAAATGAGCATATGGGAATGTTGTGAATTATtaaatgatgttgttgatgataGTGATCCTGATTTAGATGAACCACAAATTCAACATTTATTACAAAGTGCTGAGGCAATTAGAAAAGATTATCCTAATGAAGATTGGTTACACTTAACAGCCTTAATTCATGATTTGggtaaaatattagttttacctAAGTTTGGTGGTTTACCTCAATGGGCTGTTGTTGGTGACACATTCCCTTTAGGATGTGCATTTGATGAATCAAATAttcatcataaatattttaaagaaaatcaagaTTTCAACAACCCAATTTATAACACAAAAAATGGAATATATAATGATTCTATTGGACTAGAAAATGTCATGATGTCATGGGGtcatgatgattatatgtacATGGTTGCTAAAGAAAATGGTACAACATTACCATCAGCTGGACTTTTTATTATAaggtatcattcattttatcCATTGCATAAAAATGGAGGTTATAAACATTTAATgaatgatgaagatgaagaaaatttgaagtggcttcatgtttttaataaatatgatttgtaTAGTAAAAGCAAAGTTCATGTTAATGTGGAAGAAGTAAAACCTTATTATATGTCTTTAATTGAGAAATATTTTCCAGCAAAGCTAAGGTGGTGA
- the LOC104645225 gene encoding glycine-rich protein 23-like encodes MANWSIIFIFALVLVHANARNIPEVQNVNTKTLSTNSPTPSKIGGLNDNKNFITYGGIGGCSGIGGVGGVLPILGGAVGGVGGAAGGVGGVGGGLGGAGFKGIGGGVGGAGGVGGGGLGVGGGIGGYKGVGVIIP; translated from the coding sequence ATGGCAAATTGGTccataatattcatatttgcACTAGTACTAGTCCATGCCAATGCAAGAAATATTCCTGAGGTTCAAAATGTAAACACTAAGACTTTAAGTACTAATTCTCCAACACCAAGCAAAATTGGAGGACTTAATGACAACAAAAATTTTATAACATATGGTGGCATAGGTGGTTGTTCCGGAATTGGTGGAGTAGGTGGGGTGTTGCCAATACTTGGCGGTGCCGTTGGCGGCGTTGGTGGTGCCGCCGGTGGTGTTGGTGGAGTCGGTGGCGGTCTTGGTGGTGCCGGGTTCAAAGGGATTGGCGGCGGTGTTGGCGGTGCCGGAGGTGTTGGTGGTGGTGGACTAGGTGTTGGTGGTGGAATTGGTGGTTATAAAGGTGTAGGAGTTATTATTCCTTGA
- the LOC109119172 gene encoding uncharacterized protein At4g13230-like, whose amino-acid sequence MAHLKVIIANMSNCISTRFMIVPAGNVLIYRDFVSATRPSQKIDKETCQKIIEAAEAVKEGAKEVKSVGEYVKKTVSDSAGNVISEVAKAALEKATEKEEKGAWDKVKDTANDIKNKVVGK is encoded by the exons atggctcatttaaaagtaattatagCCAACATGTCCAATTGTATTTCTACTAGATTCATGATTGTGCCTGCAGGAAATGTATTGATCTATAGAGACTTTGTTAGTGCCACAAGACCTTCTcaaaaa atTGATAAAGAGACATGTCAAAAGATAATAGAAGCAGCAGAAGCAGTAAAAGAAGGAGCTAAAGAAGTGAAAAGTGTGGGAGAATATGTCAAAAAAACTGTTTCTGATAGTGCTGGAAAT GTAATCTCAGAGGTGGCAAAAGCAGCACTAGAAAAGGCAActgaaaaggaagaaaaaggtgCATGGGATAAAGTCAAAGACACAGCAAATGACATCAAGAATAAAGTAGTTGGCAAGTGA